A genomic window from Candidatus Pelagisphaera phototrophica includes:
- a CDS encoding VOC family protein: MIKFLHTRIRVSDLEKSIDWYCKNCGFTVLKRNDKSPSGNQIVHLEMPGNAHNLELTYSPDFKVEFPEDLIHTCLGVDDIVEYCQMLEDNGEDVWPGDWKTKFTSGGLKMAFITDPDGYEVEILEN, from the coding sequence ATGATCAAATTTCTCCATACTCGCATTCGCGTAAGCGACCTTGAAAAATCAATCGACTGGTACTGTAAAAACTGTGGATTCACGGTTTTAAAGCGTAACGACAAGAGTCCTTCTGGTAATCAGATCGTCCACCTGGAAATGCCTGGTAATGCCCACAATCTCGAGCTTACCTATTCGCCCGACTTTAAGGTCGAGTTTCCCGAAGACCTGATACACACCTGCCTGGGCGTCGACGATATCGTGGAGTATTGCCAAATGTTAGAAGACAATGGTGAAGACGTTTGGCCGGGTGACTGGAAAACAAAATTCACTTCCGGCGGTCTAAAAATGGCCTTCATCACCGATCCTGATGGATACGAGGTGGAAATTCTGGAAAACTGA